The Anguilla rostrata isolate EN2019 chromosome 2, ASM1855537v3, whole genome shotgun sequence genome contains the following window.
GTGTTTCAGTGAAAAGTAAATATGACCCTCCACCTGACTTCAGGAGCACATTCTTCAAGCTCATAAGCTCCAAACTGACAGTAGGCAAACCGTTCTATGTGAAGTATACTGTTACTTACTAGAGCCTTCTACACCTGCTCATATGGGTatgctgaacacacactgacattcattctctctcactttttctctgtctcctctctctctctctctctctctctcatacacacacacacacacacattcgcacacacgctgacacaaagctcacacacaaatgctctgTTCTGTTCCCTCTGTGCTACTGAGCTTACGATTCTCTcatacttcattttttttctcagctccATTTTCTACATAAGACacatctccccctctcctgctcctatCACGCTCCCTCTGTCAATCACTCCCatctgctcctcccctctccttcgtcgtcatcgtcatcatcatcatcctcgtCATCGTCTTCGTCGTCCTCATCCCTCTCCGTGTCTCTTTGATTGCGCTGGAAGGCGGGTCTTCCGAGGCCGGCGGCCTCTGACCTCGGCAGCCGCTCCGTTTGGCTGTCCACGGTGCCCACCTCCGCCTGAGAATCTGgggaagcaggaagtgacatcagagGAGTGGATCACACTGCCACAATACCTACGGAGTCTATGGAAGAAAATAAggctaaaaaatattttaatttaagattAACGAATTTGAATTTCATAAGCGTGAAATCGAGAcatttgaattgatttatgTAGAATATCATAGTTTTGAAgtcaaatgtattaattaattcaaatcTTTTTGAACCTTATTTTGTTCCATAAGAGTCAGCGCCTCAGTCAGTCTGCATGTGAGATTCTCATGCAAATGGGATTGTCGCATTGGTCGGTTTAATGCGGGTATCAGTGACGATGTCAAACAGCAACGGTGCATGCAAGTCGATTTTAGTGCCTGTGATTTACAGCCTATGTACTACTGTCAGTTAGTCAACATTAATATTAGCATCAGGCAGTCAGTGCCAGTGGCACAGAGTCAGAGTTAGCATTGGTCAGCGTTGGCGTCAGCGAGACAGAGCCAGAGTCAGTGAGCCAGGGGGGTACCCTGGTCCCAGAGTTCCCCTCTCACCAGCACTGGAGGAAGAgctctcctcgctctcctcacTGTCCTCACTCTCCTCACTGTCCTCTCCAGAGGAGGGGCACTCCTCGCTCTCCACCCCCTCGGGGCGGTCCTCCACAGTGGGGCAGGCGCCGAGGGTCTGCATGTGAGCCTGAGCCATCCGCTGCACGGCTGGACCCGCGCACAGACCGACGGAGGGACGGACGCACagacgcgcagacacacagacacacagacacacagagggatAAAGGGATAGGTTGTGTTTCAGAACAAATGTACTATTTCCAAGCTTCGGCATGGGCATCACTCTGCGTTACTCGACTTGTGCAATCAGACAGAAGGAAAGTCATTTTAAAGGAACAaatgacagacacagacacagacagacagacagacaggccaaccAGCAGACACAGTCCAGTGGGACCATTGTCTAAATTTGTTCATACAGCCTCCGTGTCTGCTCATTTGCACGTGAGATTGTGTGCATGAgaggtgtgactgtgtgagagatggagatgtgttcattcatgtctgtgtgtttgcgtgattTATGAGAGAATGGTGACTGTCTGTCTGATTGTGAGTGTgggcgtttgtgtgtctgagagagacagagacagagagaaagtgtgtgtttgtgtgtgtgtgtgagagagaaagaaagaaagtatgtgggtttgtgggtgtgcttgtgattgtgtgtgtgtgcatgtgtgtatgtgtgtgtgtgtgtgcttgtgcatgcaagtgtgtgcgcacatgtgtttgtgtgtgtgtgtgtgtatgtccgtgtgtgtgtgtatgtgagtgagtgcacgtgtgtttgtgtgtgtccgtgtgtgtgattgtgtgtgtgtgtgtgtgtatgcatgtgtttgcatgtgtgtgtgtgtgttcatgtgtgtgtgtgtgttcatgtgtgtgtgtgagattgtgtgtttgtgtggatccagctgtgtgcactgtgctgtaatccTGGATGATCCAGAGTAGCTCAGACTCACACTCGCTGCACAGCTGTCCCCATCCCTAATCCCatcacgtacacacatgcacgcgcgtgCGCACTAGCCCAAACAGGCCGAGCTGATACACTGACTAAGTAATACGCCTGCACTATGAATCACACAGAGTCATGCCAGCAAAGCTGAAAAGATAACATGGAATGCAACAGACCGACACAGAGGCAGCCTCATACAGCAAATTTATGTTTGGGAAAAGTAGAAGTGTAGTATTGTACAGGTAGTCACAGGACAATACATCTTAAGTCTAGTTCACAAAAAATGTTACAGTGCATTAATAAAACTCAGCATACAAACTTGGACAAACACAGTCATGAGGAATAGAGTAAGAGAGAGTGAAGAACAGAGGTGACTGAAACTATGTGATAATGCTTGATAAGTCTGCATGCACAAAAGTGTTTTTAGAAATAATATATACAGCCACAAACAGTCACACTGGCTTATAAACAGTGAAGCTGTCTTCATATAAAGAGTTGCACCATAAATATGAATAGAAGTGGGAGAACTTTATTGAGTTCTGTGGTAAGTGAACACCAACCATGGTTCAGTAAACACAACATGCATAAAGCAGCTTTGACTGATAAGAAGGGGCCTCCATTTGAATTCCTGACTATGTACACTGTTCAGAAATATTAGACTCCTTGAGCAAGTCTTTAGTTTTCCATCATAaatagggccaccagtttgtctccccttgttttcttgcATTGCACTTCAGTCCTCCGCCAGCTAGAGGTCGCAATAGCCTCTTCGTCAAGCCACTTCTCAAACAATCACCCCAGTTGCGCCACCTCAACAATTTGAGTTGATTAAGTAATTTCCACTAATTAAGAACAGATAATGATTGACAGAGATGTTTATAAGAAACAATTGCGTgctaaattcagtttgattactactgtggacatgctgcagtattttaatGTTGTACAGGGACATGATTTCTGTGGGAAATGCCCACATAAAAACTGAGAGTTATAATACATTTAACTTGTGCAAaaaagttcaataaaaaaatgaattcatgattcaactaattaactgatCACAGTCTTCAATCAAAACCTTCAGTGGAAACAGGTATCTTAGTgctgggccaaaacaaaaaccagcaccccACTGGTCtgttttggataagattggacactcctactttatatggatgcatttttctttttactacAGTaatactcaatcctggtcctggagagccaagAGTCCtgaattcagttttttgttttgtccttgAGATCAGCGAGCAACTGTTAATTGCACCATCGACTGCCTTAACTGATAAACTGCTGTGCTGCTCAAATGCTGAGTAACAACggaagccagcagaccctgcagctctccaggaccaggagtgaggaccactAGCCCAAAGAAACGCTTTCCATAGCATCtaaaccagtggtgtcaaactcgttgccatggagggccgtgcgtatgcaggttttcattccaaccaattaatgctgccttaattgagtccaattactcattcagccatatgcgtttaactgcattgaagcacagaatataagaaaatttttatttagacaatgcgggtcaccatagacgtcgggtcaccattgtgcacaaacctgcatccctaattcagcaaataatttaactaattatataatcaagatctgagtctggaatgaaaacctgcatacacacggccctccatggcacgagtttgacaccactgatctaAACTTTCATCCACGTTCACTCTCCTTCCTGATTCTCCCCATATTAGACCAACtaattgtttataaatgtctcaattagaaactcaattgtttaaataatcacttaactgtgctgttggagtgcATATGGGGACACTTTGAGGACAGAGACAGCGTGTCATACACACATCCAGTAAATAAGGTGCTGGGTTGAGAAGAGTAAATGAAAGGAAGGAAGCCTGCACACTGAACTGCTCCATACACacctttatataatttatattatataatatagtTGTACACATTATGTTTTCTCCCACTAAGACATGTGATGCacatcatatttcacatttgaaatgtatattatgtacatatatttttatatatatggcCTTTTTAATTTGATATTTTCCTGTTCCGTCTTTCCTGCATTAGCAGTGCAAGTATTGAAGTCTTCGCCTTGGCTTACGAGGATCAGTTCATCAGGTGGTTTGACCCCTTAAAATTAACCATTGAAGTGCAAGTTTAAATcgctgcaggtcacatggtggagacaaactggtggccctaatCATAATGAGGACATGGGCTTAGAGCAATGCACAGATTGTGTATGATATGATTACATTATTTAGTGTAGCAGTGACCATTACCAGAACATACAAGGAACTGGCACCACATCAGATTTTTTGGCTGGATCAGATTTAGCAATTTGTTGTGTTTACTTTTGCATAAAGATAGCAATGCATTTCCAAACCCATGGACTGCTTTAGAATCAAAAGTCTGTTTCATAACCGTGCTCCTGAACAAAATTAGGTGAGATTTCACACCTTTGCTGTTAACTTCAGAATCCAGGCACTGATTCTTATACTGTGAATTACTAGCAGGTTCTAGGTGTGGGCTGCATGAATGACACTATGGACCACATCTTGGTGCAAGAACAGGGTACATTATTGCCATGGTGAGCAGTGTTCCAGCCAACTAGACCGATGCCAAACTTCCTCAAAGTTCCCACACaggcgtttaaaaaaaaaaaaacccaaaccagTTCCTTAACTGTGAGAATTAAAAGAGTACTGCAGCTTCTCTGCACTGGGTTTCTCTCCTTCCATTAACAAAATGGCCTCCTAATCAATCTCTAATTCAGTGGtaatcaaccctgttcctggagatctaccatccttttagttttcatttcagccctaatttggaacacctgactctactaattagcagctgaacaaaATCTGTAGCCATTGAATGGGGTGTACTTTGTTAGGGTGggacctacaggatggtagatctccaggaacaggtttggttACTACTGCCCATAATAAAGGAATGGCAAAACACTTTCCCACaacgaaataaacaaaacagtctAGCCAATGAATTTAAAGAACAAAACCACAGCCTACGAACTAGCGGCTGGTCTACACAGCAGCTCATCATCATGATGGCTGGTCCCAAATAATTTTCTTAATAAAGAGAATTTTGGCTGCTCTGGGGAGATGGCTCCCTCTGTTGGTAAAATGGAGAAGGGTCACCACACTTGTGACAGCACCTTTTGGCTGTCCAGGCTGGTGctacaaacatgtacacatgaATTGCTGGATATTTGGGGATTCAGGCTTGGTCGTGCctaatttttttcacatttcctgtttctatAGAGGCTCTTTGTCACAGTCTCTCTctaaaaagcacaaataaaatgaactaaatTTAACGAAACTGAACATAATATAAAACAGACTGAGTCCAATAGAGAGACAGAACACCAAAAGCACGGTGGAACACAATGTGATAAAAACAAGCACTTGAaagacacacacccatacacaaacacatattcaTTAATTTGTGCCATCTTTTTGGCATGCGAGATCATTACCTTTCATTTCAACATCTggtcttatccagaacaacccACGCATTTTTAATACACCATCCGTACAGcttgatatttttttactgaaacagttcAGCTACCTTCAACTGCATTGGTGTTACAAGCCTGCtcccctaaccattatgctacataATATCCCCATACTTTAAAACCAACGCTCGATCACGTTCATACTTAAACCTTACAACAaccttggcataagttaggtcagaattacgttcactgcgtgaactgaactgtgttcttggctataaatagctgtacaaaatgagtattgtaccttaccgaacctgtgttttgtagttgtccaatgaccatgatatacacttttgtacgtcgctttggataaaagcgtctgctaaataaatgtaatgtaatgtaacctaaCCATAAATGATTGATTTGCTTCGGTGCTCTACCGAACGGGTTTTGGCCAAACGTAACGTTCACATTCCCTCAAAGCCTATTTTTGAAGCTTGCGGGGCTCCAAATGTTCCCAGTTCTAATTTGAGCCTCGCATCGAAATATTCTTGCATAATTTCTGTATAGTCTCTTTCGCATAGTTTCAAGTGACTCACACACGGCCAGCGCAGCTCTCATAAGCACACCTACCTTTCAGCGATGGAGGCTGGTATACGCTTGGGTTGACACGCTTCGGCTTGAGGATTCCATTCTCCCCCACAACCCACTGAAACCACCAAGAAAAGaccagaaaacaataaaatgaagcaTCTAATTACGCTAGTGTACCatgattttacaaaaacaacaaaaaaaccaaaagcatTAGCATAAATTAAATTCGCTTTGAGTTACATTTGATAACACGATACCTTAGGGTCATTTTACTACATatcatactgttttttttaacactttatAGAACAgttattttggaatgttttaaaaaaaaattctaaatcagtgttctagaactccattgctttcattgAACTGTagtgattgctacatcagcatgAGAATGTTCAGCTAATCTCATTTTTGTGACCCTACACCTTAAAGCGGGGGTGGGCAATttcggtcctggagggccagtgtgtatgcaggttttcgttCCCACCAATTATCTCGGCTAAATGAGCCAACTGGCCGTATGCACCGACACTGGTTCACTCTGAGATTAGATCACAGCAAAATGTTTCATAtggggacacaagaacagtctttggctgtcacTCATGCACTTAtcaaatgtagctaaaatgccAGATGGCGTAAATGTTTGGGCTGATTatg
Protein-coding sequences here:
- the ppp1r1b gene encoding protein phosphatase 1 regulatory subunit 1B, with the protein product MDPLSSSEVGDETKERKKIHFSVPTTVPTQLDPRQVEMIRRRRPTPATLFRVSENPSPEEETATHQWVVGENGILKPKRVNPSVYQPPSLKAVQRMAQAHMQTLGACPTVEDRPEGVESEECPSSGEDSEESEDSEESEESSSSSADSQAEVGTVDSQTERLPRSEAAGLGRPAFQRNQRDTERDEDDEDDDEDDDDDDDDEGEGRSRWE